In Burkholderia pseudomultivorans, the DNA window CATACGAACTGCGCAAGCGCCCCGCCATCCACATGCCGCGGTCAATGGCGCGCATCACGCTCGAGATCACCGGCGTGCGCGCCGAACGCCTGCAGTCGATCAGCGAGCCGGATGCACGGGCTGAAGGCGTGACGATCGTAGACCATCACCTGCGCGGGTACCGCGCCGACGCCTACCGGCCGCCGAGCATCCGCGCCTTCCACGAACTGTGGGACAGCCTGAACGCCACGCGCGGGCATGGCTGGGATACAAACCCTTGGGTGTGGGTGATCGAATTCAAGCGTATCGGCTAAGCCACTCTTCCGAAAATTTCTTCGCGTAGGCGACGGCCTCGGCCTCTGTGCCGAATTCGCCAAGCTTCCGGAAAGCAGCCTCCCGGCTGAAACCCAACTTCGTTACCTCAACCTGAGCGGCATACCTGCCGTCCTCGGTCACGCGCGGCCCGCAGTTCATCTCGTACCCGCGCATCACAAACTTCTTCTGCATTGGTTCAACGCCTTTTTGAGACAGGGGAATCGTAGCATGGTGAACTCACCTACTCACATCGCACCGGCCCCGTACGTCACCGTGGCACTCGCCGCGATGATCACGGGCCTGACTGAAAAAGCTATCCGTCGAAAAATCGAAGACGGAAAGTGGATCGAGGGCCGGGAGTATCGTCGATCGCCTGATGGCGGCATTTTCATTTCGCTTAGGGGGTACCAGCAATGGGTCGAAAAGGCGACGGCGTAGAGATTCGAGAAAAATCGATCCGGCTGTCCTTCGTTCTGGACGGCCGGGAAGAACGCAAAACGCTGAAGGTGAACGGGAAGCCCATGCTTCCCACGCCGGCGAACGTGAAATATGCGAAGCGCGTCGCTGCCGAGATCCGCGACCGGATTCGGCATGGCACCTTCGTCATGTCCGAATACTTCCCGTCGGATGGCGTTGCCACCTCGCTGCTCCTGGGAGATTGGCTCGACAGGTGGCTGGCTGCGCAACGGATCGAGCGATCGACCCGAGACGGCTACGCGACGGCTATCAAGTTCTGGAAGGAGACCGCATGCGACGAGGCACATACGAAGCCTCTCGCCGACGTGTCGATCAGATCGCTCAAAGCGATACAGATTCAGACGGCGATCGCCAATCGCCCGGACCTGAGCGGGAAGACGATCAACAACTATCTGTCTGTCCTTCGCGCCGCTCTGGCGCTTGCTGTAACGGACAAGTTCATCGCGGAAAATCCCACCGAAGCCGTGCCGCGCGCGAAACATCAAAAGCCGACTCCCGATCCTTTTGATCGCGACGAGTCGGATCGAATCATTGCCGAGGCGGAGCGCGCGTACCCCGGGCAAGTCCACAACCTCACCGAATTTTGGTTCTGGACCGGCCTACGGACGTCCGAGATATACGGGCTCGAGTGGCCGCAGATTGACCTCGCCAGCGCGACAATGCTGGTAGCAAAGGCCTACGTACGCGGCGAGCAACTGGATCGAACGAAGACGAAAGTTGCTCGGCTCGTCCACTTGAACAGCCGAGCAATGGCGGCGCTGCAACGACAACGCCAGTTCACTCAAATGGCTGGGGGCCGGGTCTTCCTCGACCCGCGGTACAACGAGGTATGGCACGACGAGGACGCGTTCCGCCGCACATACTGGGAACCGATGCTCAGGCGCCTCGGCATACGCTACAGGCGCCCTTACAACATGCGACACAGCTACGCGACGGCGATGTTGATGGTTGGGATGACGCCGGCGTTCTGCGCGAAGCAGCTCGGCCATAGCGTAGAGATGTTCCTGAACACCTATTCGAAATGGATCGACGGGAATCAGAACAGTCTCGAAATGGCGAGGCTCGAAAGCACGCTTACCTCCCGGAAACCTCCCCAAGACAAGGAGCGAATCTCGTAAGGCATTGACTGCAAAGGAAAAATGCTGGTGGGCCCGGCGGGGTTCGAACCCGCGACCAATCGATTATGAGTCG includes these proteins:
- a CDS encoding excisionase, whose protein sequence is MVNSPTHIAPAPYVTVALAAMITGLTEKAIRRKIEDGKWIEGREYRRSPDGGIFISLRGYQQWVEKATA
- a CDS encoding site-specific integrase, with the protein product MGRKGDGVEIREKSIRLSFVLDGREERKTLKVNGKPMLPTPANVKYAKRVAAEIRDRIRHGTFVMSEYFPSDGVATSLLLGDWLDRWLAAQRIERSTRDGYATAIKFWKETACDEAHTKPLADVSIRSLKAIQIQTAIANRPDLSGKTINNYLSVLRAALALAVTDKFIAENPTEAVPRAKHQKPTPDPFDRDESDRIIAEAERAYPGQVHNLTEFWFWTGLRTSEIYGLEWPQIDLASATMLVAKAYVRGEQLDRTKTKVARLVHLNSRAMAALQRQRQFTQMAGGRVFLDPRYNEVWHDEDAFRRTYWEPMLRRLGIRYRRPYNMRHSYATAMLMVGMTPAFCAKQLGHSVEMFLNTYSKWIDGNQNSLEMARLESTLTSRKPPQDKERIS